One Bacillus sp. 1780r2a1 DNA segment encodes these proteins:
- the nadA gene encoding quinolinate synthase NadA, whose amino-acid sequence MNLFETLKTQTLPLEYSTMSDEEMKKRIRVIKQRLGDQLYILGHHYQKDEVYEFADAVGDSLQLSQMAAANKKAAYIVFCGVHFMAETADILTTSNQRVVLPDMRAGCSMADMADIQQTEKAWPILQSLFGDTIVPLTYVNSTAAIKAFVGKYHGATVTSSNAKEVVQWAFTKKQRILFLPDQHLGRNTAYELGVPLDEMAIWDPIENELVFDGDIENVKIILWKGHCSVHENFTVKNIEYVRKTHPNMNIIVHPECTHDVVQQSDYAGSTKYIIDTIKQAPAGSEWAIGTEMNLVNRLIHTHEDKKVISLNPYMCPCLTMNRIDLPHLLWSLEMIDKGMPINEIKVESEVAVLAQKALNNMLAMT is encoded by the coding sequence ATGAACTTGTTTGAAACATTAAAGACTCAGACACTACCCCTTGAATATTCAACGATGTCAGATGAAGAGATGAAAAAAAGAATTAGAGTCATTAAGCAAAGGCTTGGTGATCAGCTTTACATATTAGGGCATCATTATCAAAAGGACGAAGTTTATGAGTTTGCAGATGCGGTAGGAGATTCCTTGCAGCTATCTCAAATGGCCGCAGCAAATAAAAAAGCTGCTTACATCGTATTCTGTGGTGTTCATTTTATGGCCGAAACGGCGGATATTCTAACAACGAGTAATCAACGAGTTGTATTACCTGATATGAGAGCAGGATGTTCTATGGCTGATATGGCCGACATTCAACAAACTGAAAAAGCATGGCCGATTTTGCAATCTCTGTTTGGAGACACAATTGTACCGCTTACGTATGTTAATTCTACTGCGGCGATTAAGGCATTTGTTGGTAAATATCATGGTGCAACCGTGACGTCATCTAATGCAAAAGAAGTGGTTCAGTGGGCGTTTACTAAAAAGCAGCGTATTTTATTTTTACCAGATCAGCATTTAGGGAGAAATACAGCTTATGAACTAGGTGTACCTCTTGATGAAATGGCTATTTGGGATCCAATTGAAAATGAGCTCGTTTTTGATGGTGACATAGAAAACGTAAAAATCATCCTGTGGAAGGGACACTGCTCTGTTCATGAAAATTTCACAGTGAAAAATATTGAATATGTACGTAAAACGCATCCAAACATGAATATTATCGTTCATCCAGAGTGTACGCATGATGTTGTACAGCAGTCTGACTATGCTGGTTCAACCAAATATATTATTGATACGATTAAACAAGCACCAGCAGGGTCAGAGTGGGCAATTGGAACGGAAATGAACTTGGTTAACAGACTGATTCATACTCATGAGGATAAGAAAGTTATTTCATTAAATCCTTATATGTGTCCATGTTTAACAATGAATCGTATTGACCTTCCACACTTGCTTTGGTCTTTAGAAATGATTGATAAGGGAATGCCAATTAATGAGATTAAAGTGGAGTCTGAAGTAGCTGTGCTGGCTCAAAAAGCACTTAACAACATGCTTGCAATGACTTAA